The Aspergillus fumigatus Af293 chromosome 5, whole genome shotgun sequence nucleotide sequence TGAACCCGCAGGCCACTCAAAGCGTGCGCTCCTGGAATCAGTCGCGGCCGGTCTGGATGTCGCAATCTATACCATGGATCAGGTTGAGGAACTGGGCACCGCTTCGAATCGTCCTTGCGTTCCTCCGTCTCCTTCGGACATCGTCACTATCAACTATACCTCCGGTACTACCGGTCCTCCAAAGGGTGTGGTCTTAACCCATGAAAATGCCGTAGCTGCTGCCTCTTCGGCTCTCGTCAACATCCGGCAGGCCCCGGGTGACACGAGTTTGTCTTATCTCCCGTTGGCCCATATCTATGCCCGTTTAGCGGAGCATACCGCTTTCTGGGCGGGTGCGCGTATCGGCTACTTCCACGGTAACATCGTCGAATTGGTTGACGATATCAAGGCGTTGAAACCTACGGCATTCTTCTCTGTGCCCCGTCTTTACAGTCGCTTTGGCAACGTCATTCGTGGTGCCACCGTGGAGCAACCCGGCTTCAAGGGTGCTTTGTCGAGGCACATTGTTGCCGCCAAAACTGCCAATCTGAAGAATCCCGACCCTAGCAAAGCCACCGTGAAGCATGCTCTATACGACAGAATCTGGGCCAAGAAGGTCTCTGCAGCCATTGGTTTGGAACGGTGTAGATTCATGGTTTCTGGATCGGCGCCTCTCGACCCCTCCTTGCACAACTTCCTGAGAGTTGCTTTTGGAGTTGATTTCATCCAGGGTTACGGTCTGACTGAGACGTACGCCATCGCAAGCTCGCAGTCTGCGAAGGATCTTACCGCCGGCAACTGTGGACGTATCGCTCCTTCCACCGAAGCCTGTCTGATGTCTCTGCCTGACATGGACTATTCGGTGGATGACAAGCCGTTCCCGCGGGGTGAGTTACTTCTGCGTGGTACCAATATCTTCAGGGAATACTTCAAAAACCCAGAGGAGACAAGCAAAGCAATGACCGAGGATGGCTGGTTCCGCACTGGGGATGTTTGCACAATTGATGAAATGGGTCGCTTTATCATCATCGACCGCCGGAAAAATGTCCTCAAGCTCGCCCAGGGAGAGTACATCTCTCCCGAACGGCTTGAGGGTGTCTACCTGTCTGAGCTTAGTTACTTTGCTCAAGGCTACGTTCATGGCGACAGCGTTCAAACTTTCCTGGTTGGCATTTTCGGTGTCCAGCCCGATACATTCGCTCCATTTGCTAGCAAAGTTCTCGGTCGGACTATCGACGCTACAGACATTGAGGGACTGAAGTCGGTTCTGGGTGATGACAAGGTCCGCAAGGCCGTGCTGAGGGACCTCGAGAAGATCGCCAAGAAGCACAAACTTGCTGGTTACGAAAGGGTCAAGAACTGTGCTTTGCTCATTGAGCCTTTCTCGGTTGAAAATAACCTGCTGACTCCGACGTAAGTAGCCGTGTTCTTTCGTGTAGTATTGCCTTTGCTTTCAGATACTAACACTGGTTCTCGGTCTAGTCTCAAGCTGAAGCGTCCGCCTACCGTGAAAAAGTATCGCCAGCTCCTGGACCAGCTTTATGAGCAGGCTTTGGAGGAACAATCCGCTCCCAAGGCTAAGCTGTAAATGTGGTTtgacttctcttcttgtaTAGGATTATACCAGTCCTTTGGGTCTTCTGTGCTCGTGCTGTAGTATAGCCAATCTCGTAAAGAAATGTACATATGTCTTAATGGTCTTTGGCTCTGCGGAAAAGCAGATAGTGCACATGCCATATTTTCTATATCTTGCATTCAGACTCCTGTAGTCTTCGAGTACCAGCCTTTGTGCCTGGGTGGTATTGATGTCTTCCGATTCCTGTGGAGATCCCATTTGCGATACCTTCGAAACGGTAAGTGACTACGAGATAGGTAAAGAGGCCACTTCATTAGTGAGATAACCCGTAGTTGGAAACGTACTTGCACTTTTCCTGTCTCCTTGGAAAAGTGTGAATTCTGTGACAGTAATTGTCAATGGCCGACATTGAGCCGATCTCATGGCACGGCAGGAGGCTATGTAAGCCCAGTCTCAGTCAGATTCTGCTCTTGGTATAAGAATCATTCAAATCACAAGGTCCGATTGCTCGATTCTTGTCCGTTCATTAGTAGCATTGTCGCTTATGCAATAGTTAGATTGATGCGAAAAATAGACGAATGACCGAAGAGCTTGGCACTCACTCGCATCACCACGACTTCGCCAACCTATGTAGCTGTGTTCCATCTAAACGacatctcttcttcgcctAACCGCCTACGATATTCTCATAAATCGTACGAGGACGCTGTTGTACTTTCCAATTCTATTTCAGGCTCAGCGCCTCCCTGCCTAGCAATCATGTCCTTCCTTAGGTCATCTCTTTCcgcccttttccttttcgttGCGGCCACCTGCACAACAGTATTATCTGCTTCCCTCACAATCACCATTCCTCCTTCGAATCTGCTACCCAATCCTAACACCCTCCCAGCTGGGACACATGCGACATTGACCTCATTACCGTCGTTGAAGGATAGGGAAGACGCCAGCAGTCACGTACCTCATCCCTTGACAGCCCCGTTGACCCGCTCGGCTTCTTTTGTCTTCCGGAACCTCAAGGCGACGAAACCGGAGTCCTATCTGCTCGATATCCGATCAGCCGAGTATGTCTTTGCCCCGTACCGGGTGGATGTCTCTGCCGATGGAACTGTTCTGGGCGTGTGGGAGACTTACCGAGGAAACCCATGGGACAATCGCGGCCGGGAGAAGTTCGTTGTCGATGCTGCTGGTGGTAACGGTGCCAAAGCCGCAGAGGTGATGGTGGAAGCTAAGATCTTGGCTAGAAGAGGATTCTATGAAGAACGAGCTAGATGTGAGATGGACCGAATCCAACCCCCGCGCTCCCGTGGTGGAGAATGCTTTACCCTTGCGCGCTTCAAATGACATGTCTACTGACAAAATGCGTCGTGCCAGtctctcctctttcgctCTTCAAAAACCCTATGATCTTGTTGGCGTTGGTAGCCCTGGCCTTCACCTTTGGGATGCCGAAACTTATGGAGAATAGTGAGTCGTTTTGCTACTATTGATTCCTGCATATACACGCCTTCCCTGCGTGCTAACTTATTTGTCAGTGGACCCGGAAATGCGTGCTGAATTCGAGAAGCAATCACGCACCTCCCCGATCTCTGGTGCTACGCGGAACGCTATGGCTGGTGGCGGCGGGCCCGGGAACTTCGATCTCGCCGGCTGGATGGCCGGTGCCACCCCAAGGCAAGCCACTGGGACAGATTCTGAGGCCGCCCGGGGAACCGCAACTGGTCGGGAAACTGGAGGTACTACGCGCAGACGAGGTTGACGGCTACAAAATAGGCTCCGCCTTAGCCAGCTGCTCGCACGAAGATGTTTCCTATGATATCAGTCGAGTTGGCTCCATTACCGACAACATAACGGGATCTCAGCCAACCGGTATGGGGGTATAAAAAGTAAGTAATAGAACACAAGGAAGAATACTATTTACTTGACCATCATCAAACATCATATCATCGGGAGAACGATCAGAAACAAGTCTGTGTACATGCGCATCTATTGATACGCTTAGAGCATATGGGACAGATGCGGCAAGCGAGAACGGACAATTAAGCCCGCGCTCTCGAGTCTCATCAACTTGAACTGAAATCAAGACAGGTGAGGACAAGCATCAACACAGCGGCGCATATTTCAGCAAATTCAAAAGTCACCAAAGTCATCGCCGCCGCCAAAGTCACCGCTGTAATTATCACCATAGTTATTGATGATCGTGTCCCCATGGTCATCGTCGAATGCTTCTGCGAGCAGAGCACCGCCGAGCAAACCGCCTCCCACACCCAAAGCGGCAGCGCCTGCAGTGCCCATGCCGCCGCCCCGCCGCGGTGGCACCGCTCCAGGATAGTGGCCGCCCTGTGGCTGGTACTGAGGATATCCGTAGCCTGCAGGATGCGGTTGCGGGGGGTAGCCACCCCCATAGTAGCCTCCTTGCTGATACCCGTAAgattgctgctgagcaatAGGCGGTCTTCCAAAGTGAGGGCTACCACTACTGCTTGAGCTTTTACCCATCAACTTGCTCAAAAAGCCTCTGCTGCGCTTCGGTTCAGGGGCCGGCGCAGGACCCTGTGATGGCTGATAACCCGCCGAGGACAGCGGCCTGGAGCTTCCGCTGTAGTAGTCTGCCGCCGCGCCGGGATGAACAGGACTTCTGCTTTGAGctcgagcatcttcttcagcctgTAGCTGAGCAGCGAGCCGGGCATCGCTTTCCAGGGTATCATTGCTGGGGTCTGCTTGGTTGTATGGGTTGTTCGACCCCAGCGTCTTCTTGTCGTCAGTTGCAGCAGCCTGAACAGATGGATTCGCAGGACCAGAGTCATCGTATGACGGTGGCGGCCCGCTTGGCGGAGCATGCTGCTCCTCTTTCTGCGCTGGACCCTCGGGACGTTCCCACTGGGATTTGCCTGTGTGCAAGTTCACGAAGAACCTTGAGCAGGGTAGATTAGATCCAAGGCATTTACAGCAAGTTCAAGACCGAAGCCGTAAGAGGACTAACCATTGCTTGTATCGGTCGTCGTATTGAGACTTCCATCCTTCTGGGACGGAAGGTGGCGGAGGTCCGGGAGGCGGGGCAAATGACatggagaggaaagagatgagGCGAGCCGACTCGGTCTTAGGGACGACCAACAACAATATATCCAAGGACGTCGATAGCGAAGATCAATCGTCTTCTTATATCAGACTCGCGAGTACAGTTTAGAAGAAGGAACAAAGATTTGGAGATGGCGATGTCGTTCGTTCACTATGGCGCTAGCACAAGGGTATGATTTCATATTAATACATATGGCCGCCTAGCCACCGACCAGGTCAACGACTCTTGCAGTGCCCTGTGGCGGTGCCCAGACAATAAACACTGCTGATTGGACAACTGGCAGTAGCTATGAATGGCTATTGCAGGGGCACTAAAGCACCTACTGTGACAAGGTTTGGGTGTAAATAGTGCAAACTGTACTGTTCGATCATGACTGCCCCATTTTCCACTCAACGAAGTTATGAATTTCCCATTGAAGGTCTTTCCTATCTGTATCTATCATCGATCCATAATCGCTAACAATCAAGCACCATCCCGAAGGCGTCAAGATTCATCCTAAAGATTGCAGTACCTTCTCAAGTGGTGCTCATAATCTAGATGCTTTTAATAGTCTAACACATAGCAATCAAACTAATCTATCAGCTCACAGCTGGAACAAGCTTTGaaagatagtctagtttaaGGGGACAACGTGCGATAAAGCACTCTTAAGTATCTTTATTATGAGTTTACTCATCAGAGATTTCAGAGGCATGGTCCCTAGAAACTTAGCTATCACCTAATAGGGCAAGCCAACACCAGACGAAGTCAGACCATAGCATCTACCTACATATGTAGCCTCCTGGCATCTGGTATACTTACATAATTAATATAACGTACCATGGTGTCAAAATGTGATACCAATTGATGTAAACATTCAGCATGCCATTCATTCTTAATCCATGAAAGCCACAAATCAGCAATCATATGATTGTGAAGGAAAATATAAGAGTAAGACCAAACAAGAAATGAAGGTGATATAGGTAAAATAGCACCCAGGATGGTGGTGACCTGCTCCATAGCCCCCTTGACCTTGCTCAGCCTTAAGCTTCTTGTGGAAAATTAGGATTGACCTGGCCACTGTCTGGCCACCAAAAGTCGTCTTCAAGACCTGCCTCCAGCGTTTCAAGTGAAGAGTCCACTTTAGGGAACTTAAAGCAAGGTGACCTAGCTCTCGCAATACTTGCATTTTCTTCTGAATCAGTATCGGTGTCACCTGTTAGGTCTATGACCTCGCATTGAAGATTGGCAATGCCCATGAAGTCTCCAATGTAAATGTGCCGACTTTGCGCTTGTCTTTCAGGGCTCCGGttatcttcttcatcactgcAGAGATCAATGACATCAACAGTGCGTTTCCTTTTATATTCATTTCGCCGCTGGTTGCGAATCCGAGCAAGTTGAATATGAGCCTCCACAAGTTGCCGTGATTCTTCGTCCAAGCCAATGCGATCCTTAGGGGCCGGCCCATCGAGCTGTCGCATCTTAACATCTGGTCTGAGACTGGCAAGATGAGGTTTATCTGGGTTCCCTGGGCGAGCCCACCCGGCATAAGGTCCATCATAATGAGGACCTTGACCCACTCCAAAAACGGGGTGTCTTTTGAGCTTCCCAGAATTAAGTAGCTTTCGGGCTGCTACAAGCCCAGACTCTGAATCTGATGCGTGATCATCGCAGGGTGGCTGAGCTGCGTGCCTGAATTGcatttttctttcatcttcatttggGTCTCTGCCCTCGTGGGGCGAAGAGTTTGAAGTAGAGAGGATATGGATCCCCCCGCCTGCGTCTCCAATCAAAAGATTTGACTTATCACTTGAAAAGGCACCGCACATTATCTCCTCTTCAATTCCAAAGACATTTTTGGTAAGGGCATCCTCCTGAGCTCGCAAGATATTCCATTGCTTAACAATACCGTCTGAGGCCCCTGTGTAGAATTGGTTGATTTCATCCCCCCACAAGGCCATTCTAACACCTACATCATCCTGCTCCCTCTCGAGAAGTTCATCTAATTGGTTGAGAGGTTCACCATGAGAAAGCTCTAGCAGGACTTGGTCTCGTTTGCGATAATCCCAAACATATGTTACGCCATTAGTGCAACTGGCGGTCACATAATATGAGTTCATTGGGCAGAAGGTGATATCATTGATGTCCAGAGCAGGACACTCAAACTCAATTGTCTGAGATTTCCACTTCAGTGGTTCATAAACGCGGACCACAGACCTGGTTCCCCGAGACACTTGGCTCTGGCCTACCGTACTTGCTGTGGCAAATCTCGGCAAGGTCGGGTGCCATTTAATATCGAATATATTCTGTGAATTAGGCTGAAATGGTGTTGGGATTATTGAAGCCTCACCCACATGCCACCCAGTGAGAAAGCCACTCGGGGCTGGGCAAGTGTGCGGTAAGCCATCATCCCTCTCTGACATCCCAGCGAGCAATAAATGTTTAGTATCATGGGTACTCCCCCAAGCCAAGCAAGTCGGAGTCAGGTCTCTTCTGGATTCAATTATCAGGGGAGCATCTTTTGACTCCATGATGTTCCATAGTCTGAAAGATTGCGCGCCGGTTGCCAGCAGATTCTCTTCAAAATTTGAACGCGCCATGACTAATACCTTCGATTCATGTGGGAGCGTTTTGTGATTTGTTATCTGGTTTCCGGAAAACCTCCAGAGTTTCACCGTATTATCGTAGCTGGCTGTAAAAAGTGTATCATCGAACCACTGCATAGCAGTAACACTCATGAAGAGACGGTTGTCACTTAAGGCCCTTTGAGACGCAGCCCTCCCAGGAGGGCGAATTATGTAATGGCCAGGCACCTCCTCGAGGCGATTGCACGTCAAATCCCCAATAACCAAGTTGTTGCCCCGATTGTACTCCATATTGCCCTCATCACATTGGGCAGTGGCGCCTGCTGCAAATTTGGTACCATCAGGCGACCAAGCTAGGACATTCACGTCATTTGAAGCACCTTTCCAGGTCTTCAGAAGACTGAATTCTGACTTGACCTTAGTTCGAAGCTGTCGCTTTACAGGCCCTCCTAGCTCACGGTTCTGTAGTAATGCGTTCACATTGTTCAGGGCTCGAATGGGACCAAAGACTGAGGAGCCGCTGTTACTATCAGTCACTCGAGCAGCTTGAATAATCGAAGGCGATGATGAAAGATGTCCATTTCTTGCAGCCTGGATGAATGCACCAATATCGGCAGGCTGACGTCGATAAAGTATAGAGGCATGAGGTAAGCAGCTTAGGAATATCTGGAGTTGTTGTTTGATGACTGCGGGTGAACTGGACAAGGCCCCATCGCCTGCCATGCCCTTGAGAGTAAGGAGTTGGGTAAGGCAATGTCTCACAGATTGCTGATTCTTATTTCTGACTTTTGAGGTCAATACTTCCCAGAGCCAGGTGCTCGTATCAATGACTGCCTCATTTGAAATGTATTTGGCAAGTTCGCGCAGGAGAGAGATTTTCTTCGCAAAATCCCGATGGACATCATGACTCGACAAAACTGCGATAACTTGATCACTGATTGAGATTTCTGTGGTTGGTGAATACTGACACCCATGTAATGATAATAAACCGAGCATAGCTGTCATCTCGTGCGAGTCAAAATCAACATGCAAGATCTCACTTGATACTATCATGGACTCTCTGTATCTCCTAGCATATTTGGCAGGATTATGCTCTGGGCAGAATGGTGCGTGTTTAAGATCTTTGAGATGATCAAGCGATGTGAAGCTCAATTTCCGAATCTGCACCCCTCGCGAAGAATAGATGATACGGATTTCAGCATCAGAAAGAGGATCAGTATTCGAATTCAGGTGATGAAGGCGCTTGGATGATTGATTGGAAGGTTTGTGGCTCTGCCGATTGCGTGCCTGTGAACTGGTATTGACTGTTTTTGTGTCTCTACTGCCCGAAGGACCCTCTCCTGAGTCAGACTCAGAGAGGCTGATCACGGGATAATAATTGATTTGCTTGTTTCTCGAGCGAGTAGAACGTCGTGTCCTTGGCGCGAGAGACCTGGTCGAAGATGGACctggagatgatgagtcCCGTTCAAcagatgatgcagaagaGCTAAATGTCTGCTTGTCCATACTGGACAAATTGGATGTTGACCTTTTCCTCGCAGAAGTTGGTAAACCAAGAGCTACTTTGGCATTGCAATCCTTCCTGCCTCCCGACGTGACTCCTGGATTGGTAACTGCGCTGAATTCATCATTTATAGTGTTAGAGGCGCTACTCATAGATGTCTGAGAATGAAAAACTGTCTCAAAGTTGTTGCAGGACACTCGCTCGATTTCCTTGGTACCCCTAGAAGAGGGTTCCATAAACTTGGAAAGCAGTAATTTGTGCTCTTCAACGAGCGCAGGATCATCGGGCTCAAGGTGTTTATGGTTTGATGCACAGAGATTCATTATCCCTGCTATCTTCTGGGGTATTGCACGATGTAGCATTGCGACTGGCTTCGAAGAGATTTCTAGTGTCCTTTGTCTCCCAGTAGATCAGATACTGAGATACGAAGGAATTGCCTATGCAAGTAGATGTCAGTGTCCAATACATagagagaagaagcgcagtcCAAGGTTGCGAGGGGAACGAAAATGAAGAGGcagggaaaaggagaagcatAAGTAATACATTGGCAAGGCTGTCTCTAAATTCACATAGTGGAAATTGGTTGGTATGTCCCATAGAAGAATACAAAAAGCTGTTGACCCCAAACTTCTAGATCTAAATGAGTTGACATGTAGATAAGAAAcaagagggaaagaagaagaggtctGTAGCACTGGAGGTGTTGTGAATGTTAgatttattattattatagaaATCCACTGAGTGAGTGACGCGTGAACGCGGGACCAAACCCAGACACAGTAAGGCTCGTATCCTTTTTCGCCGGCACTAATACAACACTTTAAAGCAAGATATAGCAGGCGGTCAGCATGTTTACTTCATAAATAGAACAtggaataataataatcaatTCCGGACCAGAATGAATCAGAGCATGTGACTTGTAACCATGAAGGTGGTGAAGGTAATCATGACCGTCAGTGTGAAGATTGTGGACTGAGCCTTGGAAAGTCACAACTGGTTGTAAACCAAGGCTGGGCACATTTTGGACAGAAATAAACCCTGTCGACTTCATCAACCAGCGTGCTTATACGTCTATGCGGCTATATAACTAACCTCATTTCTCTATCACTCCTTTTCTCAGCTCGGTCCAGAAATCCTACTGTACCATGGCCCGCCCCGGGGAGGAAATGTGAACATCGCCAAAGAGACTGATTTACATTCCAGTTATGTACATAAAAACACAGAAATTGTTGAATCACAAAATAGGGAGCAGCCGAAGAGGGCCGTATTCCGAAGTGTCAAATCAGCTTTCAGCCTTGTGCTCATCAGAGCGA carries:
- a CDS encoding putative AMP-binding enzyme; this translates as MFFSQQPTHLSRAEELRQEPPKGTPYSVAIPGTERPGRSKIYRAWNLQNELLKTLDPKILTAHDIFESTANRAPKAHCLGWRPYDPVTKTYGPYQWMDYETVRKRRAAFGAGLVELHNKHGCGRSGSYGIGLWCQNRPEWQITDLACMSQSLYSVSIYDVLASDATEYIINHAELNCVVTSLPHIPTLLKLKPSLPNLKIIVSLDPLDAGEPAGHSKRALLESVAAGLDVAIYTMDQVEELGTASNRPCVPPSPSDIVTINYTSGTTGPPKGVVLTHENAVAAASSALVNIRQAPGDTSLSYLPLAHIYARLAEHTAFWAGARIGYFHGNIVELVDDIKALKPTAFFSVPRLYSRFGNVIRGATVEQPGFKGALSRHIVAAKTANLKNPDPSKATVKHALYDRIWAKKVSAAIGLERCRFMVSGSAPLDPSLHNFLRVAFGVDFIQGYGLTETYAIASSQSAKDLTAGNCGRIAPSTEACLMSLPDMDYSVDDKPFPRGELLLRGTNIFREYFKNPEETSKAMTEDGWFRTGDVCTIDEMGRFIIIDRRKNVLKLAQGEYISPERLEGVYLSELSYFAQGYVHGDSVQTFLVGIFGVQPDTFAPFASKVLGRTIDATDIEGLKSVLGDDKVRKAVLRDLEKIAKKHKLAGYERVKNCALLIEPFSVENNLLTPTLKLKRPPTVKKYRQLLDQLYEQALEEQSAPKAKL
- a CDS encoding WW domain-containing protein yields the protein MSFAPPPGPPPPSVPEGWKSQYDDRYKQWFFVNLHTGKSQWERPEGPAQKEEQHAPPSGPPPSYDDSGPANPSVQAAATDDKKTLGSNNPYNQADPSNDTLESDARLAAQLQAEEDARAQSRSPVHPGAAADYYSGSSRPLSSAGYQPSQGPAPAPEPKRSRGFLSKLMGKSSSSSGSPHFGRPPIAQQQSYGYQQGGYYGGGYPPQPHPAGYGYPQYQPQGGHYPGAVPPRRGGGMGTAGAAALGVGGGLLGGALLAEAFDDDHGDTIINNYGDNYSGDFGGGDDFGDF
- a CDS encoding WD repeat protein, whose product is MLHRAIPQKIAGIMNLCASNHKHLEPDDPALVEEHKLLLSKFMEPSSRGTKEIERVSCNNFETVFHSQTSMSSASNTINDEFSAVTNPGVTSGGRKDCNAKVALGLPTSARKRSTSNLSSMDKQTFSSSASSVERDSSSPGPSSTRSLAPRTRRSTRSRNKQINYYPVISLSESDSGEGPSGSRDTKTVNTSSQARNRQSHKPSNQSSKRLHHLNSNTDPLSDAEIRIIYSSRGVQIRKLSFTSLDHLKDLKHAPFCPEHNPAKYARRYRESMIVSSEILHVDFDSHEMTAMLGLLSLHGCQYSPTTEISISDQVIAVLSSHDVHRDFAKKISLLRELAKYISNEAVIDTSTWLWEVLTSKVRNKNQQSVRHCLTQLLTLKGMAGDGALSSSPAVIKQQLQIFLSCLPHASILYRRQPADIGAFIQAARNGHLSSSPSIIQAARVTDSNSGSSVFGPIRALNNVNALLQNRELGGPVKRQLRTKVKSEFSLLKTWKGASNDVNVLAWSPDGTKFAAGATAQCDEGNMEYNRGNNLVIGDLTCNRLEEVPGHYIIRPPGRAASQRALSDNRLFMSVTAMQWFDDTLFTASYDNTVKLWRFSGNQITNHKTLPHESKVLVMARSNFEENLLATGAQSFRLWNIMESKDAPLIIESRRDLTPTCLAWGSTHDTKHLLLAGMSERDDGLPHTCPAPSGFLTGWHVGEASIIPTPFQPNSQNIFDIKWHPTLPRFATASTVGQSQVSRGTRSVVRVYEPLKWKSQTIEFECPALDINDITFCPMNSYYVTASCTNGVTYVWDYRKRDQVLLELSHGEPLNQLDELLEREQDDVGVRMALWGDEINQFYTGASDGIVKQWNILRAQEDALTKNVFGIEEEIMCGAFSSDKSNLLIGDAGGGIHILSTSNSSPHEGRDPNEDERKMQFRHAAQPPCDDHASDSESGLVAARKLLNSGKLKRHPVFGVGQGPHYDGPYAGWARPGNPDKPHLASLRPDVKMRQLDGPAPKDRIGLDEESRQLVEAHIQLARIRNQRRNEYKRKRTVDVIDLCSDEEDNRSPERQAQSRHIYIGDFMGIANLQCEVIDLTGDTDTDSEENASIARARSPCFKFPKVDSSLETLEAGLEDDFWWPDSGQVNPNFPQEA